In one window of Longimicrobiaceae bacterium DNA:
- the tssB gene encoding type VI secretion system contractile sheath small subunit: MAESTQHKLDRVRPPRVQITYDVETGDAIEKKSLPLVVGIMADLAGKPAEPLPILKKRRFTEIDRDNLNGIMKSIGPRLAFQVPNRLTKDDSKLNVELKFSHMDDFDPAAVVKQVEPLRRLLEARQRLSDLLTKLDGNDDLDRLLQEVVVNTENLKQLRPAADSGADA; encoded by the coding sequence ATGGCGGAGAGTACCCAGCACAAGCTTGACCGCGTGCGTCCCCCCCGCGTCCAGATCACCTACGACGTCGAGACCGGGGACGCCATCGAGAAGAAGTCGCTCCCGCTGGTGGTCGGCATCATGGCCGACCTGGCCGGCAAGCCCGCGGAGCCGCTGCCGATCCTCAAGAAGCGCCGCTTCACCGAGATCGACCGCGACAACCTCAACGGCATCATGAAGTCCATCGGGCCGCGCCTGGCATTCCAGGTACCGAACCGGCTCACCAAGGATGACTCCAAGCTGAACGTGGAGCTCAAGTTCAGCCACATGGACGACTTCGACCCCGCCGCCGTGGTCAAGCAGGTGGAGCCGCTGCGCAGGCTCCTGGAGGCGCGCCAGCGCCTGTCCGACCTGCTGACCAAGCTGGACGGGAACGACGACCTGGACCGTCTCCTCCAGGAGGTGGTGGTCAACACGGAGAACCTGAAGCAGCTCCGCCCCGCCGCCGATTCCGGCGCGGACGCCTGA
- the tssA gene encoding type VI secretion system protein TssA, with translation MAAARPFAVDVGRFLAPIPGGDPGGELLRYEGTYDRIREARREDDRSVPQGIWQRDLKRADWGRVEALCTEVLESRSKDLQVSAWLLEAWMHLHGFAGTREGLAVILALSRTFWDELHPRPEPEDPEARGPVFEWINERLAVTLAGIKVSRPEAADALPYSWFQWQEALRLDNLAKKDAGAARKPDPRKGAEPEQTLSRGRVLASITLTPRRFYEEVARDLCEAAETAYALQALLDERMGRAAPGLVRFTGTLNAIHDWVKLVLEDKPVLEEEEEPAPAAPAPRASAPAHEEVPVKIEVEGEAVRRTRAISSRDEAYRMLNEVSEYLLRTEPHSPTPFLLQRAVAWGGMSLSDLLVEFLRDGYDLKTLRIFLGMVEPGNTR, from the coding sequence ATGGCCGCGGCGCGCCCGTTCGCCGTGGACGTGGGGCGGTTCCTCGCTCCTATCCCGGGTGGGGACCCCGGCGGCGAGCTGCTCCGATACGAGGGGACCTACGACCGCATCCGCGAGGCACGCCGCGAGGACGACCGCAGCGTCCCGCAGGGGATCTGGCAGCGCGACCTGAAGCGCGCCGACTGGGGGCGGGTGGAGGCGCTCTGCACCGAGGTGCTGGAATCGCGCTCCAAGGACCTGCAGGTGTCCGCCTGGCTCCTGGAGGCGTGGATGCACCTGCACGGCTTCGCCGGGACCCGCGAGGGGCTGGCCGTGATCCTGGCCCTCTCGCGGACCTTCTGGGACGAGCTGCACCCCCGTCCGGAGCCCGAGGACCCGGAGGCGCGCGGCCCCGTCTTCGAGTGGATCAACGAGCGGCTGGCCGTCACCCTGGCGGGGATCAAGGTGTCCCGCCCCGAGGCCGCGGACGCGCTCCCCTACTCCTGGTTCCAGTGGCAGGAGGCGCTGCGGCTGGACAACCTGGCGAAGAAGGACGCGGGCGCGGCGCGCAAGCCGGACCCGCGCAAGGGCGCCGAGCCCGAGCAGACGCTGAGCCGCGGCCGGGTCCTGGCGAGCATCACCCTCACCCCGCGCCGCTTCTACGAGGAGGTCGCGCGCGACCTGTGCGAGGCGGCCGAGACCGCGTACGCGCTGCAGGCGCTCCTGGACGAGCGGATGGGGCGCGCGGCGCCCGGCCTGGTGCGCTTCACCGGGACGCTCAACGCCATCCACGACTGGGTGAAGCTGGTCCTGGAAGACAAGCCGGTCCTCGAAGAGGAAGAAGAACCCGCTCCCGCGGCCCCGGCCCCCCGGGCGTCCGCGCCGGCCCACGAGGAGGTGCCCGTGAAGATCGAGGTCGAGGGAGAGGCGGTCCGCCGGACCCGCGCCATCTCCAGCCGCGACGAAGCGTACCGGATGCTGAACGAGGTGTCCGAGTACCTGCTCCGGACCGAGCCCCACAGCCCCACCCCGTTCCTCCTGCAGCGCGCCGTCGCCTGGGGAGGGATGTCGCTCTCGGACCTCCTGGTGGAGTTCCTGAGGGACGGGTACGACCTGAAGACGCTCCGCATCTTCCTCGGCATGGTCGAGCCCGGCAACACCCGCTGA